The Lentzea guizhouensis genome contains a region encoding:
- a CDS encoding MarR family winged helix-turn-helix transcriptional regulator: MNIGLLLFIPSREVENRILAAVTAAGFDITQAQARVLMRVGPDGTRLTELAEAAQVTKQTAGFLVDQLEKAGYVERVPDPTDGRARLVRVTAKAEEAVPVADAEMARIEAEWEQHIGKRRMTQLREALEMLGEITDPYR, translated from the coding sequence GTGAACATCGGTCTGCTGCTCTTCATCCCGAGCCGCGAGGTGGAGAACCGCATCCTGGCCGCCGTCACGGCCGCGGGGTTCGACATCACCCAGGCGCAGGCGCGGGTGCTCATGCGGGTCGGGCCGGACGGGACGCGGCTCACCGAGCTCGCGGAGGCCGCCCAGGTGACCAAGCAGACCGCCGGGTTCCTCGTCGACCAGCTGGAGAAGGCCGGCTACGTCGAACGCGTGCCCGACCCCACCGACGGCAGGGCGCGGCTCGTGCGCGTGACCGCCAAGGCGGAGGAGGCCGTTCCCGTCGCGGACGCGGAGATGGCCAGGATCGAGGCGGAGTGGGAACAGCACATCGGCAAGCGCCGCATGACCCAGCTGCGCGAGGCCTTGGAGATGCTCGGCGAGATCACCGACCCCTACCGCTGA
- a CDS encoding glycerol-3-phosphate dehydrogenase/oxidase, with translation MGRGKFDVVVIGGGILGIATTWAAARSGLRVALVESGDFAGATSSASSKLVHGGLRYLAMGPSAVPMVHENHKERRALGDHLAPHLVRPLPFLVPVYKGGPHSRFVLGAGVTLYSALSGFGDGMGKVLSARRAAEWVPDLRADGLRGAAMYYDHQMNDSRVAITAARAAAEAGAVLLNHILVVGLRKTGSKVTGVDLRDSLGEFGVDARVVVNATGPWLDVLRRMEDPAADPSIRLSKGSHLVLRQTSEWKAALTIPVDDVRVSFAIPWEGHLLLGTTDEAYDGDPAAVACTDADVDQILGEAGTAVTGLDRSRIAYTFAGLRVLPGGPGDTSHAKRETVITAGSGGMISVAGGKWTTFRKIGATVLARVNSELGRTFDGPLDGVALPGSASPETVGSVLNHAFAALPDDVVRHLATHYGTTSHEVVALGLENPALLERVHPDGPDIWAQVEHARRTEWATEVDDVLRRRTTVMVRGLDSPEVRTRVSELLAS, from the coding sequence TTGGGGCGTGGAAAGTTCGACGTCGTGGTGATCGGCGGCGGCATCCTGGGCATCGCCACGACGTGGGCCGCGGCCCGTTCCGGCCTGCGCGTCGCCCTGGTGGAGAGCGGCGACTTCGCCGGCGCCACCTCGTCGGCCTCCTCCAAGCTCGTGCACGGCGGCCTGCGCTACCTCGCCATGGGCCCGTCGGCCGTGCCGATGGTGCACGAGAACCACAAGGAACGGCGTGCGCTGGGCGACCACCTGGCCCCGCACCTGGTGCGCCCGCTGCCGTTCCTCGTCCCCGTCTACAAGGGCGGCCCGCACAGCCGGTTCGTGCTGGGTGCGGGCGTCACGTTGTACTCCGCGCTGTCGGGCTTCGGCGACGGCATGGGGAAGGTGCTGTCGGCGCGCAGGGCTGCGGAGTGGGTGCCTGACCTGCGCGCCGACGGTTTGCGCGGTGCCGCGATGTACTACGACCACCAGATGAACGACAGCCGCGTGGCGATCACCGCCGCCCGCGCCGCCGCCGAGGCCGGTGCCGTGCTGCTCAACCACATCTTGGTCGTGGGCCTGCGCAAGACCGGTTCGAAGGTCACGGGTGTCGACCTGCGCGACTCGCTCGGCGAGTTCGGGGTGGACGCTCGTGTGGTCGTCAACGCGACCGGTCCGTGGCTGGACGTGCTGCGGCGCATGGAGGACCCGGCCGCCGATCCGTCGATCCGCCTGTCCAAGGGCTCGCACCTGGTGCTGAGGCAGACGTCGGAGTGGAAGGCCGCGCTGACGATCCCCGTCGACGACGTGCGCGTGTCGTTCGCGATCCCGTGGGAGGGCCACCTCCTGCTCGGCACCACCGACGAGGCCTACGACGGCGACCCGGCCGCGGTCGCCTGCACGGACGCCGACGTCGACCAGATCCTCGGCGAGGCGGGCACCGCCGTCACCGGCCTCGACCGCTCCCGCATCGCGTACACGTTCGCGGGCCTGCGCGTCCTGCCCGGTGGCCCCGGCGACACCTCGCACGCCAAGCGGGAAACGGTGATCACCGCGGGCTCCGGCGGCATGATCAGCGTGGCCGGCGGCAAGTGGACGACGTTCCGCAAGATCGGCGCCACCGTCCTGGCCAGGGTGAACTCCGAGCTCGGCCGCACCTTCGACGGCCCGCTCGACGGCGTGGCGCTGCCCGGCTCCGCGTCGCCGGAGACCGTCGGCTCGGTGCTGAACCACGCCTTCGCCGCACTGCCCGACGACGTGGTCCGCCACCTCGCCACCCACTACGGCACCACGTCGCACGAGGTCGTCGCGCTCGGTCTGGAGAACCCGGCGCTGCTGGAGCGCGTGCACCCCGACGGCCCGGACATCTGGGCGCAGGTCGAGCACGCCCGCCGCACCGAGTGGGCCACCGAGGTCGACGACGTCCTGCGCCGCCGCACCACCGTGATGGTCCGCGGGCTCGACTCGCCGGAGGTCCGCACGCGGGTGTCGGAACTGCTCGCTTCGTAG